In Babylonia areolata isolate BAREFJ2019XMU chromosome 10, ASM4173473v1, whole genome shotgun sequence, the following proteins share a genomic window:
- the LOC143286740 gene encoding peroxisomal membrane protein PEX16-like — protein MASQYVKNLFAEYKRAVAKNPQLVTQLESVFRVSSYLVAGRFHDSQVLSELFYTASNLIVMLNDAILRKKAVIDGAIPKTTASQKQLMRIITVLEYVEVFIEMTALRLWGQTGRWIAITAIQIAKAVARYLLLVYFKAGIQPVPPICPLNRRLLTDDKGDEQQQSQQQEDVEESGTDMPNGIHVPITVTLKRSGKVMRTLAMAPPQLSHRDWHLPGMRTEGKKAARENLFPSPLNSQRLWGETLHIARPIVHLSSLYLFGLSSWKPWLLSGGLDVTSLCLLGDPKDLNLNEQGEMRRRCMMLLLYLLRSPFYDRYSQGKIVMLLKMMADNVPGMSLLMRPLLDYIPEWQKVYFYIWST, from the exons atggcttCACAGTACGTGAAGAACTTGTTCGCAGAATACAAAAGAGCTGTTGCCAAAAACCCACAGCTTGTTACCCAGTTAGAGTCAGTGTTCAGGGTTTCATCATACCTTGTTGCAG GCCGCTTCCATGATTCCCAGGTGTTGTCGGAGCTGTTTTACACAGCTTCGAACCTGATAGTGATGCTGAATGATGCCATTCTGAGGAAGAAGGCTGTCATTGATGGGGCCATTCCAAAAACT ACGGCCAGCCAGAAGCAGCTGATGCGCATCATCACGGTGTTGGAGTACGTGGAGGTGTTCATTGAGATGACGGCGCTGCGCCTGTGGGGACAGACAGGACGCTGGATCGCCATCACCGCCATCCAGATCGCCAA AGCTGTAGCCCGCTACCTGCTGTTGGTGTACTTCAAGGCGGGGATACAACCAGTGCCCCCTATCTGCCCCCTGAACCGACGCCTCCTGACCGACGACAAGGGGGACGAGCAGCAGCAGAGTCAGCAGCAGGAG GACGTAGAAGAGAGTGGCACCGACATGCCGAATGGAATCCATGTGCCCATCACCGTCACCCTGAAACGATCAGGCAAAGTGATGAGGACTCTGGCCATGG CACCACCCCAGCTGAGCCACAGGGACTGGCACTTACCCGGCATGAGGACAGAAGGGAAGAAGGCAGCCAGAGAAAACCTgtttccctcccctctcaattCTCAGCGCCTGTGGGGAGAAACGCTTCACATTGCCAGGCCTATCGTGCACT TGTCCAGTCTGTACCTGTTTGGTCTGTCGTCATGGAAACCATGGCTTCTGTCAGGAGGCCTGGATGTCACCAG CTTGTGTCTGCTTGGCGACCCCAAGGACTTGAACCTCAACGAACAGGGAGAGATGCGCAGGCGGtgtatgatgctgctgctgtaccTCCTGAGGTCTCCATTCTATGACAGATATTCACA AGGAAAGATCGTGATGTTGCTGAAAATGATGGCTGACAACGTGCCTGGCATGTCACTGCTCATGC GTCCTTTGCTGGACTACATCCCAGAGTGGCAGAAAGTTTACTTCTACATCTGGTCAACGTAA